The Bosea sp. 685 DNA window TCGGACAACTCCTCGTCGGCGTCGACGCCACCGAGTTGCTTGACGTCGTCATCGGCCGCCTCCTCGATGACGTCGACGATGTCGTCGATCGTCATCACGCCGACGAGGCGGCCGGCATCGTCGATCACGGGTGCGGCGACGAGGTTGTAGCGCTGGAACATCCGCGCGACATCCTCGACGTCGTCGGTCGCCTTGACGACGCGGTTCTCCTCCCCGACCAGCTCGGCGACCGGCACCGGCCGCTTGGTCCGCAGCAGGCGGTCGAGCTGGACGGTTCCGACGAAATGATGCGCCGGGTCGGCGATGAAGATCTCGAAGAAGCGCTCCGGCACATCCTCCGTCTCGCGCAGATAGTCGATGGTCTGGCCGACGGTCCAGAAGGGTGGCACCGCCACGACCTCGCTCTGCATGCGCCGGCCGGCGCTGCCCTCGGGATAGTCGAGGCCCTGCTGCAGCGCGATGCGCTCGGAGGGCGTCAGCTTGTCGAGAACCTCCTGCTTGTCGGCCTCGTTGAGGTCCTCGAGGATGTAGACCGCGTCGTCGGTGTCGAGATCGCGCACGCCCTCGGCGACGGTCTGCGCCGACAGCTCCTCGAGAATCTCCTCGCGGATGGCGTCGTCGACCTCGGTCAGGGCGGTGAAGTCGAAATCGGCGCCAAGCAGTGAGATCAGGCGCGGGCGCTCCTCGGGGTCGAGCGCTTCCAGCACGGCGCCGAGATCGGCCTCGTGCATGTCGGCGACGATGGCGCGCAGCGTCGTCAGGTCCGAGAGTAGGACAGCTTGCGAGAACTGCTCGATCAGCCCTGCGTCGATCGCGCCGTCCTCGTCGCGAATCGGGCGCTCCAGCACCGCGTCCTGAGCCGTTTGCGTGTCCGCCATCGGTCCGGCTCCATGGTCTGAGGGATGGTTTGGATTCGAGGGAAGGGTGGCTGCTCTTGTGTCAGTGCGCTTGCGCTCTTGCAACGCAGCATGACCGTTTCACGGCACATTCCCAAAACGCGCCCGAAACACGAACGGCGACCCGCTAGGGTCGCCGTTTATGGGGCTCTCGCCCAAATCTGGTGCGGTCAAGAGGACTCGAACCTCCACGGGTCTCCCCGCTACCACCTCAAGGTAGTGCGTCTACCAATTCCGCCATGACCGCAGCGGCTCGAAAACTGCCGTGTGAACGCGGCAACTCAGGAACGGCGCGGGTCTAGCAAATCGAATCCGCCGCCACAAGAGTGTTTCGTCAAGAATGCGTCATGGTTCGGTTTATCCCCTACAGCCCTCATCCTGAGGAGCCGCGAAGCGGCGTCTCGAAGGATGCTCCAGAAGGCTTCAGAGATAGCTGAAACATCCTTCGAGACGCGCTCCCAGGAGCGCTCCTCAGGATGAAGGCTATGGCGACGAGGAGAGGCGTGCGGCCGCTCAGGCCGCCTCGGCCACACTCTGGAGCGAGTAGACCGTCGGGCGCTTCAGCATCTGGGTGATCTCGACCGAGATCTTGGAACCGCTGACCACGACATTGCCCTTGGCGAAGGGGTGGTTGTTGGCGAGAATCTGGACTTCCTCGGTCTCGGTCGCGTTGAGCTCGATGATGGCGCCGCGGCCCATGCGCAGCAATTTGTAGATCGGCATCTGGGTCTGGCCCAGCACGACGGTGAGAATGACAGGAACGAGATCGAGATCAGCCTTCAAGTCCTGCCTCCGAAACCCTACTTCAGAATTCTACCAACGAAACTTGCCTGCAGAGCTTGCCTGAGGGCCATTTTCGAGCGCAAGAGGCGCCTGCCGCTTCCGGTGAATGAACGTTGAACAAACAGGGTTAAGGCGAAGTGAAGACGCGCGAGGCGCTGGCGGTTTTGTTTGGGACAGAGGGCGAGGCCGGCCCTGTCGAATGGGTCGTGGCTGAGGGCCTGACCGGCTATGAGGCCGCCGTCGCCGAGATGGAGGCGCGTGTCGCGCTGATTGCCGACGGGCTTGCGCCCGAGCGCGTCTGGCTGGTCGAGCATCCGCCACTCTACACTGCCGGCACCTCGGCCAAGGATGAGGATCTGATCGCGCCCGAGCGCTTTCCGGTGCATCGCAGCGGCCGGGGCGGGCAGTTCACCTATCACGGCCCGGGCCAGCGCGTGGCCTATGTGATGCTCGACCTGAAGCGCCGCGACCCCGATCTCAGGCGTTTTGTGGCGGCGCTGGAGGCCTGGCTGATCGGCACGCTCGACGCCTTCAATGTCAGGGGCGAGCGGCGCGAGGACCGCGTCGGCGTCTGGGTGCGCCGGCCCGAGAAGCGGACAGGGGCCGAGGACAAG harbors:
- the mgtE gene encoding magnesium transporter, which encodes MADTQTAQDAVLERPIRDEDGAIDAGLIEQFSQAVLLSDLTTLRAIVADMHEADLGAVLEALDPEERPRLISLLGADFDFTALTEVDDAIREEILEELSAQTVAEGVRDLDTDDAVYILEDLNEADKQEVLDKLTPSERIALQQGLDYPEGSAGRRMQSEVVAVPPFWTVGQTIDYLRETEDVPERFFEIFIADPAHHFVGTVQLDRLLRTKRPVPVAELVGEENRVVKATDDVEDVARMFQRYNLVAAPVIDDAGRLVGVMTIDDIVDVIEEAADDDVKQLGGVDADEELSDPVRQIAKSRFRWLFINLLTSFLAAAVMSLFEAQMTKLVALAILAPIVASQGGNAATQTMTVAVRALATQELGAWNLRRFFTREMIVGLLNGVGFALITGVIAAIWFSSTGLGLVIGVAMIVNLIAAAGAGVAIPVLLDRFDIDPAIASGTFVTTVTDVVGFFAFLGIATLWLGLG
- a CDS encoding FliM/FliN family flagellar motor switch protein, with the protein product MKADLDLVPVILTVVLGQTQMPIYKLLRMGRGAIIELNATETEEVQILANNHPFAKGNVVVSGSKISVEITQMLKRPTVYSLQSVAEAA
- the lipB gene encoding lipoyl(octanoyl) transferase LipB translates to MKTREALAVLFGTEGEAGPVEWVVAEGLTGYEAAVAEMEARVALIADGLAPERVWLVEHPPLYTAGTSAKDEDLIAPERFPVHRSGRGGQFTYHGPGQRVAYVMLDLKRRDPDLRRFVAALEAWLIGTLDAFNVRGERREDRVGVWVRRPEKRTGAEDKIAAIGIRVRRWVSFHGISLNVEPELAHFDGIVPCGVSDQGVTSLVDLGLPVTMPEVDSTLRAQFERIFGPTILA